From a region of the Zingiber officinale cultivar Zhangliang chromosome 4B, Zo_v1.1, whole genome shotgun sequence genome:
- the LOC121977119 gene encoding amino acid permease 3-like isoform X1, with protein sequence MSSKMDEIGAANYCHQAALEVGLSQGASECFDDDGRPKRTGTVWTASAHIVTAVIGSGVLSLAWAVGQLGWVIGPAAMLLFSFVTYYTSALLSDCYRSGDPAAGKRNYTYMDAVRANLDGFQVKLCGCLQYLNIVGVAIGYTIAASISMVAVKRSNCFHKNADDDDDDASCDVNSNPYMIMFGVVQIIFSQIRDFDQVWWLSFVAAVMSFTYSCIGLGLGIVQVIKNGGFKGSLTGISIAAVGQMDKIWRSFQAFGDIAFAYSYSIILIEIQDTIKAPPLSEAKVMKRATVISVAVTTVFYMLCGCMGYAAFGDLAPGNLLTGFGFYNPFWLLDIANVAIVVHLVGAYQVYCQPLFAFVEKLATTTWPDSRFVCNEIEVPLWPGGKGYKYKINLFRVAWRTGFAAATTVVSMLLPFFNDVVGLLGALGFWPLTVYFPVEMYIVQRKVERWSTRWVCLQILSLACLVITVASAAGSIAGVVSDIKVYRPFQG encoded by the exons ATGAG TTCGAAGATGGATGAGATCGGTGCTGCCAACTACTGCCACCAGGCAGCATTAGAAGTTGGCCTCTCGCAGGGAGCTTCCGAGTGCTTCGACGACGATGGTCGTCCCAAGAGGACTG GCACTGTGTGGACTGCAAGCGCTCACATCGTGACTGCAGTCATCGGCTCTGGAGTGCTCTCTTTGGCCTGGGCCGTCGGTCAGCTCGGATGGGTCATTGGCCCAGCCGCCATGCTTCTCTTCTCCTTCGTAACTTACTACACATCTGCTCTCCTCTCCGACTGCTACCGCTCTGGTGATCCCGCTGCCGGCAAGCGCAACTACACCTACATGGACGCCGTCCGTGCCAACCTTG ATGGCTTCCAGGTGAAGCTGTGCGGCTGTCTTCAGTACCTCAACATCGTCGGAGTCGCGATTGGGTACACCATCGCTGCTTCCATTAGCATGGT GGCTGTGAAAAGATCGAATTGCTTCCACAAGAATgcagacgacgacgacgacgacgcctCCTGTGACGTAAACAGCAACCCTTACATGATCATGTTCGGTGTGGTGCAGATCATCTTCTCGCAGATTCGTGACTTCGACCAGGTTTGGTGGCTGTCCTTCGTCGCCGCCGTCATGTCCTTCACCTACTCTTGCATCGGCCTTGGGCTCGGCATCGTCCAAGTGATAA aaAATGGCGGATTCAAAGGTAGTCTCACCGGAATCAGCATAGCCGCCGTTGGCCAAATGGACAAAATCTGGCGCAGTTTCCAAGCCTTCGGCGACATCGCGTTTGCCTACTCCTACTCCATCATCCTCATTGAAATCCAG GACACGATCAAAGCGCCTCCGCTGTCGGAGGCGAAGGTGATGAAGAGGGCGACGGTGATCAGCGTGGCAGTGACCACCGTCTTCTACATGCTCTGCGGGTGCATGGGCTACGCGGCCTTCGGCGACCTGGCGCCGGGGAACCTTCTCACCGGCTTCGGGTTCTACAATCCCTTCTGGCTTCTCGACATCGCCAACGTCGCCATCGTCGTCCACCTCGTCGGCGCCTACCAGGTCTACTGCCAGCCCCTCTTCGCCTTCGTGGAGAAGTTGGCGACGACGACGTGGCCGGACTCTCGATTCGTCTGCAACGAGATCGAAGTGCCCTTGTGGCCGGGCGGGAAGGGGTACAAGTACAAGATCAACCTTTTCAGGGTGGCGTGGCGGACGGGGTTCGCGGCGGCGACCACGGTGGTGTCGATGCTGCTGCCGTTCTTCAACGACGTGGTGGGGCTGCTGGGCGCTCTGGGGTTTTGGCCGCTCACGGTGTACTTCCCGGTGGAGATGTACATAGTGCAGAGGAAGGTGGAGCGGTGGAGCACCAGGTGGGTGTGCCTCCAGATTCTGAGCCTCGCGTGCCTCGTCATCACCGTCGCCTCGGCCGCTGGCTCGATCGCCGGAGTCGTGAGCGACATCAAGGTTTACCGGCCGTTCCAAGGCTAG
- the LOC121977119 gene encoding amino acid permease 3-like isoform X2 — protein MDEIGAANYCHQAALEVGLSQGASECFDDDGRPKRTGTVWTASAHIVTAVIGSGVLSLAWAVGQLGWVIGPAAMLLFSFVTYYTSALLSDCYRSGDPAAGKRNYTYMDAVRANLDGFQVKLCGCLQYLNIVGVAIGYTIAASISMVAVKRSNCFHKNADDDDDDASCDVNSNPYMIMFGVVQIIFSQIRDFDQVWWLSFVAAVMSFTYSCIGLGLGIVQVIKNGGFKGSLTGISIAAVGQMDKIWRSFQAFGDIAFAYSYSIILIEIQDTIKAPPLSEAKVMKRATVISVAVTTVFYMLCGCMGYAAFGDLAPGNLLTGFGFYNPFWLLDIANVAIVVHLVGAYQVYCQPLFAFVEKLATTTWPDSRFVCNEIEVPLWPGGKGYKYKINLFRVAWRTGFAAATTVVSMLLPFFNDVVGLLGALGFWPLTVYFPVEMYIVQRKVERWSTRWVCLQILSLACLVITVASAAGSIAGVVSDIKVYRPFQG, from the exons ATGGATGAGATCGGTGCTGCCAACTACTGCCACCAGGCAGCATTAGAAGTTGGCCTCTCGCAGGGAGCTTCCGAGTGCTTCGACGACGATGGTCGTCCCAAGAGGACTG GCACTGTGTGGACTGCAAGCGCTCACATCGTGACTGCAGTCATCGGCTCTGGAGTGCTCTCTTTGGCCTGGGCCGTCGGTCAGCTCGGATGGGTCATTGGCCCAGCCGCCATGCTTCTCTTCTCCTTCGTAACTTACTACACATCTGCTCTCCTCTCCGACTGCTACCGCTCTGGTGATCCCGCTGCCGGCAAGCGCAACTACACCTACATGGACGCCGTCCGTGCCAACCTTG ATGGCTTCCAGGTGAAGCTGTGCGGCTGTCTTCAGTACCTCAACATCGTCGGAGTCGCGATTGGGTACACCATCGCTGCTTCCATTAGCATGGT GGCTGTGAAAAGATCGAATTGCTTCCACAAGAATgcagacgacgacgacgacgacgcctCCTGTGACGTAAACAGCAACCCTTACATGATCATGTTCGGTGTGGTGCAGATCATCTTCTCGCAGATTCGTGACTTCGACCAGGTTTGGTGGCTGTCCTTCGTCGCCGCCGTCATGTCCTTCACCTACTCTTGCATCGGCCTTGGGCTCGGCATCGTCCAAGTGATAA aaAATGGCGGATTCAAAGGTAGTCTCACCGGAATCAGCATAGCCGCCGTTGGCCAAATGGACAAAATCTGGCGCAGTTTCCAAGCCTTCGGCGACATCGCGTTTGCCTACTCCTACTCCATCATCCTCATTGAAATCCAG GACACGATCAAAGCGCCTCCGCTGTCGGAGGCGAAGGTGATGAAGAGGGCGACGGTGATCAGCGTGGCAGTGACCACCGTCTTCTACATGCTCTGCGGGTGCATGGGCTACGCGGCCTTCGGCGACCTGGCGCCGGGGAACCTTCTCACCGGCTTCGGGTTCTACAATCCCTTCTGGCTTCTCGACATCGCCAACGTCGCCATCGTCGTCCACCTCGTCGGCGCCTACCAGGTCTACTGCCAGCCCCTCTTCGCCTTCGTGGAGAAGTTGGCGACGACGACGTGGCCGGACTCTCGATTCGTCTGCAACGAGATCGAAGTGCCCTTGTGGCCGGGCGGGAAGGGGTACAAGTACAAGATCAACCTTTTCAGGGTGGCGTGGCGGACGGGGTTCGCGGCGGCGACCACGGTGGTGTCGATGCTGCTGCCGTTCTTCAACGACGTGGTGGGGCTGCTGGGCGCTCTGGGGTTTTGGCCGCTCACGGTGTACTTCCCGGTGGAGATGTACATAGTGCAGAGGAAGGTGGAGCGGTGGAGCACCAGGTGGGTGTGCCTCCAGATTCTGAGCCTCGCGTGCCTCGTCATCACCGTCGCCTCGGCCGCTGGCTCGATCGCCGGAGTCGTGAGCGACATCAAGGTTTACCGGCCGTTCCAAGGCTAG
- the LOC121977118 gene encoding probable methyltransferase PMT26 codes for MKAAVVVFVGLCLVGIWMLTSSNIGPEDLSYIIPRSEVKDKASTPSLDRSGTDDVRSGDTGDPENTVEQKSDSKEEDEPSKRNGDRKVAFDDTSETDTSTVENSGEIVEDMVLENEDRPQKDEKSDGVGSQETVEKFPPENQSESLNEISSQNGSPHVVEWKDEEVVEASSPEDQITDRNWKLCSVTARADYIPCLDNEAALKKLRSTKHYEHRERHCPEQAPTCLVPLPEGYKQSIKWPESRDKIWYNNVPHTKLVAYKGHQNWANISGQHISFPGGGTQFKRGAFHYIDFIQESWPDLAWGRKSRVILDVGCGVASFGGYLFERGVLTMSCAPKDEHEAQVQFALERGIPAISAVMGTKRLPFPSKVFDVIHCARCRVPWHIEGGVLLLELNRLLRPGGFFVWSATPVYQKSPEDMGIWQAMSALTKSMCWKMVAKRKDKVNNIGVAIYRKPSDNSCYDKRAEQNPPICQKSDDPDVAWYAPLQACMHRLPVDSSNHGVVWPYDWPARLEKAPYWMNTSPIGVYGRPAPQDFTADYEHWKHVVSNSYVNGIGIDWSSVRNVMDMRSVYGGFAAALQEMKKVWVMNIVLIDSPDTLPIIYDRGLFGLYHDWCESFSTYPRTYDLLHADHLFSKLKKRCPILPVIVEVDRMLRPGGNLIVRDHVDTISSIENLAKSLHWKIRMTFSKGKEGLLYAQKSMWRPSEFETNTP; via the exons ATGAAGGCAGCAGTCGTTGTGTTTGTTGGTCTGTGCTTAGTTGGAATATGGATGTTGACTTCCTCCAACATAGGCCCTGAAGATCTATCTTATATAATTCCCAGATCGGAGGTCAAAGACAAAGCTTCCACTCCATCTTTAGATAGGTCAGGCACTGATGATGTCAGGAGTGGGGATACTGGAGATCCTGAGAACACTGTTGAACAGAAATCGGATTCCAAGGAAGAGGATGAGCCTTCAAAGAGGAATGGAGACAGAAAGGTTGCATTTGATGACACTTCCGAAACCGATACGTCAACTGTTGAAAATAGTGGAGAAATAGTTGAGGATATGGTGCTGGAAAATGAAGACAGACCACAGAAAGATGAAAAATCTGACGGTGTTGGATCTCAGGAGACGGTTGAGAAATTTCCTCCTGAGAATCAGTCAGAAAGTTTGAACGAGATCAGTAGCCAGAATGGGTCTCCACATGTAGTAGAGTGGAAGGATGAGGAGGTGGTAGAAGCATCCTCACCAGAGGACCAGATCACTGATCGCAACTGGAAACTTTGTAGTGTCACTGCAAGAGCAGATTACATTCCGTGTCTTGACAATGAGGCAGCTCTTAAGAAACTCCGGAGTACCAAGCACTATGAACACAGGGAGAGACACTGCCCTGAACAGGCCCCAACATGCCTTGTTCCTCTTCCTGAGGGATATAAACAGTCAATCAAGTGGCCGGAGAGCAGGGACAAG ATATGGTATAATAATGTTCCGCACACCAAGCTTGTAGCATATAAAGGACACCAAAATTGGGCGAACATTTCAGGACAGCATATCAGTTTTCCAGGAGGTGGAACTCAGTTCAAGCGTGGTGCATTTCACTACATTGATTTTATTCAAGAG TCATGGCCAGATTTGGCTTGGGGGAGAAAAAGTCGTGTTATTTTGGATGTTGGTTGTGGAGTGGCAAGCTTTGGAGGTTATCTCTTTGAAAGAGGTGTGCTTACTATGTCATGTGCTCCCAAAGATGAGCATGAAGCCCAAGTGCAATTTGCTCTTGAGAGAGGCATTCCAGCTATATCTGCTGTGATGGGCACAAAACGGCTTCCATTTCCAAGCAAGGTCTTTGATGTCATCCACTGTGCACGCTGTAGAGTACCATGGCATATTGAAG GTGGTGTGCTTTTGTTGGAGTTGAACCGGTTGCTCCGTCCTGGTGGTTTTTTCGTATGGTCTGCAACTCCAGTTTACCAAAAGTCACCTGAAGATATGGGGATCTGGCAAG CCATGTCTGCACTGACAAAATCAATGTGCTGGAAGAtggtggctaaaagaaaagacaAAGTAAACAATATTGGCGTAGCTATCTATAGAAAACCTTCTGACAATAGTTGCTATGATAAAAGAGCAGAACAAAATCCTCCTATATGTCAAAAATCTGATGATCCAGATGTAGCCTG GTATGCCCCCCTGCAAGCATGCATGCACAGGTTGCCAGTCGATTCTAGTAATCATGGGGTGGTTTGGCCGTATGATTGGCCGGCAAGACTTGAGAAAGCACCTTACTGGATGAACACTTCTCCAATTGGAGTTTATGGTAGACCTGCACCACAAGACTTTACGGCAGACTATGAACATTGGAAACATGTGGTTAGCAACTCATATGTTAACGGAATTGGTATCGACTGGTCTAGTGTGAGGAATGTCATGGACATGAGATCTGTTTATGGAGG TTTTGCTGCAGCTTTGCAAGAGATGAAGAAGGTCTGGGTGATGAACATTGTCTTGATTGATTCACCTGACACTCTTCCCATTATCTATGACCGCGGGCTCTTCGGACTCTATCATGACTGGTGTGAATCATTTAGCACCTACCCGAGAACATACGATCTTCTCCATGCAGACCATCTATTCTCCAAACTGAAGAAGAG GTGCCCGATATTGCCCGTAATTGTCGAGGTAGACCGGATGCTAAGACCCGGAGGAAATCTGATCGTAAGAGACCATGTCGATACAATTTCCTCAATAGAGAATCTTGCTAAATCTCTTCACTGGAAAATCCGAATGACATTCTCAAAGGGCAAAGAAGGATTGTTGTATGCTCAGAAGTCAATGTGGCGACCATCAGAGTTTGAAACAAACACACCATAA